A section of the Paenibacillus yonginensis genome encodes:
- a CDS encoding aminoglycoside 6-adenylyltransferase, protein MRDEQTMMELILGIAGRDERVRAAALNGSRSNPAAPKDIFQDYDVVYLVTEVQSFIQDPGWIDAFGERIISQCPELMTLVPPEANGRFVYLMLLADGNRIDLRLIPVEQAEAYLLEDKLTVVLLDKDNRLPELAMPSDEDYRVQPPTAELFADCCNEFWWVSTYVAKGLWRREILYAQDHLNAHVRPMLLKMLNWQAGIRTDFSVNTGKSSKYLQAYLPESDWEQLLDTYAGAHEEDVWEALFAMTELFRSTAKQVAEHMQYGYPEEDDRKVTAYLRRVSELPRDADQFTWE, encoded by the coding sequence CTGAGAGATGAACAAACAATGATGGAGCTGATTCTCGGCATTGCGGGCCGGGATGAGCGCGTGAGAGCAGCAGCATTAAACGGATCGCGGAGCAATCCAGCTGCTCCAAAGGATATTTTTCAAGATTATGATGTAGTCTATCTGGTTACAGAGGTCCAGTCCTTTATCCAGGATCCGGGCTGGATTGATGCGTTCGGAGAACGGATTATATCGCAGTGTCCTGAGCTGATGACGTTAGTTCCGCCTGAAGCCAACGGAAGATTTGTTTATTTGATGCTGCTGGCTGACGGCAATCGGATTGATCTGCGGCTGATTCCCGTTGAACAAGCGGAGGCTTATCTGCTGGAGGACAAGCTTACGGTTGTTTTGCTGGACAAGGATAACAGACTACCGGAACTGGCCATGCCATCGGATGAAGATTATCGGGTTCAACCTCCAACAGCCGAACTGTTCGCTGACTGCTGCAATGAGTTTTGGTGGGTGTCCACTTACGTAGCCAAGGGATTGTGGAGACGGGAAATACTTTATGCCCAGGACCATCTGAACGCTCATGTCCGGCCGATGCTGCTAAAAATGCTAAACTGGCAGGCAGGCATCCGGACGGATTTCTCTGTCAATACAGGCAAAAGCAGCAAATATCTGCAAGCTTACCTGCCTGAATCAGACTGGGAACAGCTGCTGGATACCTATGCCGGTGCCCATGAGGAGGACGTGTGGGAGGCTCTGTTTGCCATGACGGAGCTGTTTCGAAGCACGGCTAAACAAGTGGCTGAACATATGCAATATGGCTATCCGGAGGAGGACGACAGGAAAGTAACTGCTTATTTACGGCGAGTGTCGGAGCTTCCAAGGGATGCGGACCAGTTCACATGGGAATAA
- a CDS encoding bifunctional 3-deoxy-7-phosphoheptulonate synthase/chorismate mutase — translation MNETLELLRTRLDEINMELLRLLNARAEVARSIGEIKEKQGVPKFDPVREREMLEELVKHNPGPFKDAEIKQLFKEIFKASLNLQEEEHKRQLLVSRKNQPENTIIDLKGITIGGPTQVMVAGPCSVESYDQLRTVAAALKEAGVKVMRGGAFKPRTSPYDFQGLGIEGLKMLKEVANEFGLVTISEIVHPAHIELAADYIDVIQIGARNMQNFELLKEAGQAKIPVLLKRGIAATLEEFVHAAEYIAVSGNSNLMLIERGIRTYEKWTRNTLDISAVPILKQETHLPVMVDVTHSTGRKDIMLPCAKAALAAGADGVMLEVHPDPQTALSDAAQQLDIPQFMAFMNGVRESGLLKEQQ, via the coding sequence ATGAATGAAACGCTGGAACTGCTTCGCACCCGGCTTGACGAGATTAACATGGAGCTTCTGCGCCTGCTTAACGCCCGCGCCGAAGTTGCCCGGAGCATCGGAGAAATCAAGGAAAAACAAGGCGTGCCCAAATTTGATCCGGTACGCGAACGCGAAATGCTCGAGGAGCTGGTCAAACACAACCCAGGCCCCTTCAAAGATGCCGAAATCAAACAGCTGTTCAAGGAAATCTTCAAAGCTTCCCTGAATCTGCAGGAAGAAGAACATAAACGCCAGCTGCTCGTCAGCCGCAAGAACCAGCCGGAGAACACCATCATCGACCTTAAAGGCATTACGATCGGCGGACCTACGCAGGTTATGGTAGCCGGCCCGTGCTCGGTTGAGTCTTATGACCAGCTCCGCACAGTAGCTGCCGCTCTCAAAGAAGCCGGTGTCAAGGTCATGCGCGGCGGAGCTTTCAAGCCAAGAACCTCGCCTTACGATTTCCAGGGTCTTGGCATCGAAGGTTTAAAAATGCTTAAGGAAGTCGCCAATGAATTCGGGCTGGTCACGATCAGCGAAATCGTCCATCCTGCGCATATCGAACTTGCTGCCGACTATATCGACGTCATTCAAATCGGCGCGCGCAATATGCAGAACTTCGAGCTTCTGAAGGAAGCCGGCCAAGCCAAAATTCCTGTACTGCTTAAACGCGGAATTGCAGCTACGCTGGAGGAATTTGTTCATGCTGCGGAATACATTGCCGTCAGCGGCAATTCCAATCTGATGCTGATTGAACGGGGCATTCGCACGTATGAAAAATGGACCCGCAATACGCTCGACATTTCCGCAGTACCGATCCTTAAACAGGAAACTCATCTGCCAGTCATGGTTGACGTTACCCACTCCACCGGACGCAAGGACATTATGCTCCCATGCGCCAAAGCCGCCCTGGCTGCCGGAGCGGACGGCGTAATGCTTGAAGTGCATCCGGACCCGCAGACAGCGTTGTCCGATGCAGCGCAGCAGCTGGATATCCCGCAGTTTATGGCTTTTATGAACGGTGTGCGTGAATCCGGTCTCCTGAAGGAGCAGCAGTAA
- a CDS encoding AI-2E family transporter: MTFKQFFYIPGVRRVIALIFVLLALYLFKSMLNIILLTFIFTYLINRLHGFVMKFGGPRLKLSRKLAVIVIYLVLVGLLASGIYKYLPLFINELSDLVNQVISFYNKPPIDLPDNVVVNYLMESLKDIDLASYISGGFNFLLHTLSDIGKLSLNLFIALILSLFFMLEKEKVTRFTANFRSSKAAYIFEELEYFGSKFVHSFGKVIEVQFLIALVNATLSTLFLWILGFPNLLALGIMILLLGFVPVMGVIVSLIPLCAIAFKIGGAVKIIYVLIMIIVLHAIESYVLNPKFMSNKTHLPIFYTFMILIVSEHFYGVWGLIVGVPVFMFLLDILEVPISVSPPPAAELKTEPAKSPDEPERNE, encoded by the coding sequence ATGACTTTTAAACAATTTTTCTACATACCTGGCGTTAGGCGGGTCATCGCTCTAATCTTTGTACTGCTTGCGCTCTACCTATTCAAAAGTATGCTCAACATTATTCTGCTGACCTTTATATTCACCTATTTAATCAACAGGCTGCATGGTTTTGTTATGAAGTTTGGAGGGCCTCGGTTAAAGTTAAGCAGGAAACTGGCTGTCATTGTCATTTATTTGGTATTAGTCGGCTTGCTGGCCAGCGGAATTTATAAATATTTGCCTCTCTTTATTAACGAGCTGAGCGATTTGGTCAATCAGGTGATTTCCTTCTATAACAAACCTCCGATTGATTTGCCGGACAATGTTGTCGTTAACTACTTAATGGAATCGCTGAAGGATATTGATCTGGCGAGTTACATTTCCGGCGGCTTTAATTTTCTATTGCATACGTTGTCCGACATTGGCAAGCTGAGCCTTAATTTATTTATAGCGCTAATTCTGAGTTTGTTCTTTATGCTTGAAAAAGAGAAGGTTACCCGTTTTACAGCCAATTTCCGTTCGAGTAAAGCGGCTTACATTTTTGAAGAGCTTGAATATTTCGGCAGCAAATTTGTCCATTCCTTCGGTAAAGTCATTGAGGTTCAATTTCTGATTGCGCTGGTGAATGCGACGCTGTCCACCTTGTTCCTGTGGATTCTCGGTTTTCCCAACCTGCTTGCTTTGGGCATCATGATTCTGCTGCTTGGTTTCGTGCCGGTTATGGGGGTGATCGTTTCCCTGATTCCGCTTTGCGCGATAGCGTTTAAGATTGGCGGGGCGGTCAAAATTATATATGTCCTGATTATGATTATTGTTCTTCATGCAATTGAGTCCTACGTGCTGAATCCGAAGTTCATGTCCAACAAAACGCATTTGCCGATCTTCTATACCTTTATGATCCTGATTGTTTCGGAGCATTTTTATGGCGTATGGGGATTGATTGTCGGCGTACCGGTCTTCATGTTCCTGCTGGATATTCTGGAGGTGCCGATTTCCGTTTCGCCGCCGCCAGCGGCAGAGCTTAAGACAGAACCAGCTAAAAGCCCGGATGAACCGGAAAGAAATGAATAA
- a CDS encoding gluconokinase → MKQDERVLGLDIGTTSLKAVLFGPNGTMMAKHSSEYPLYQPQQDWAEQDPEEILQALVDAVRHVLLKSKADPKKIIAIGFSAAMHSLIALDADGQPLTRSLVWTDNRSTSQAERLKQHGGHDIYLRTGTPIHPMSPLCKLLWMKEEDPETFQKSAMFVGIKEYLLFRLFGTYIMDYSMASATGMFELSKLDWDEGALKLLELERSRLPQPVPTTHILEGMNQTLAGHMGLDPQTPVVVGASDGVLANLGVGAMGEGEVAVTIGTSGAVRMMTDKPLTDGQQRTFCYALTERHWVVGGPTNNGGIMLRWLRDQFGSPEVEVAKRLNIDPYDLMIQYAEKVPAGAEGLLFLPFLTGERAPIWNPDARGLFFGISLRHQREHFIRAVLEGVIFSIFSIGVALRDLAGPATKIIASGGFARSAVWRQILSDVMGKELLVPEVEEASALGAAAIALYGVKDLEALEDVKHWVRISETHKPNLQNSEVYLQLFDMYERLYSKLKSEFQVMAEFQRTGGFMPTPDQ, encoded by the coding sequence ATGAAGCAGGATGAAAGGGTGCTGGGCTTGGATATCGGTACTACAAGCCTTAAAGCCGTATTGTTTGGGCCAAACGGAACGATGATGGCCAAACACAGCTCGGAATACCCGCTGTATCAGCCGCAGCAGGATTGGGCCGAGCAGGATCCGGAGGAAATTCTGCAGGCGCTTGTAGATGCCGTTCGTCATGTGCTGCTTAAGAGCAAAGCCGATCCCAAGAAGATCATAGCCATTGGCTTCAGCGCAGCCATGCATTCGCTCATCGCCCTGGACGCTGACGGACAGCCGCTTACCCGTTCGCTCGTTTGGACGGATAACAGAAGCACCAGTCAAGCTGAGCGGTTAAAACAGCACGGCGGCCATGACATTTATCTGCGCACGGGCACACCGATTCATCCCATGTCTCCTCTATGCAAGCTGTTATGGATGAAGGAGGAAGACCCGGAGACCTTCCAGAAGTCGGCCATGTTCGTGGGGATCAAGGAATATTTGCTGTTCCGGTTATTCGGTACATATATCATGGATTATTCGATGGCTTCGGCTACAGGAATGTTTGAACTGTCAAAGCTTGATTGGGATGAGGGGGCGCTTAAGCTGCTTGAATTGGAGCGTTCCCGTCTGCCGCAGCCGGTTCCGACCACCCATATCCTTGAGGGCATGAACCAGACGCTGGCCGGCCATATGGGGCTGGATCCACAAACGCCGGTGGTCGTCGGGGCTAGTGACGGCGTTTTGGCGAACCTGGGGGTTGGCGCGATGGGTGAAGGGGAAGTAGCGGTCACGATCGGAACTAGCGGAGCCGTACGAATGATGACGGATAAGCCGCTGACGGATGGTCAGCAGAGGACTTTTTGTTATGCTTTGACCGAGAGGCATTGGGTGGTGGGAGGCCCTACCAATAACGGAGGCATCATGCTCAGATGGCTTCGCGACCAGTTTGGCTCGCCTGAAGTGGAGGTAGCCAAAAGGCTGAATATCGACCCTTACGATTTGATGATCCAATATGCTGAGAAGGTGCCGGCAGGTGCGGAGGGACTGCTGTTTCTGCCGTTTCTTACGGGGGAAAGAGCGCCAATCTGGAATCCGGACGCGAGGGGGTTGTTTTTCGGGATCAGCCTGCGGCATCAGAGGGAGCATTTTATCCGGGCTGTGCTTGAAGGCGTTATTTTCAGCATCTTCTCGATTGGTGTTGCCCTGCGGGACCTGGCCGGTCCGGCCACAAAAATTATCGCTTCCGGAGGTTTTGCCCGCTCAGCTGTATGGCGCCAGATTTTGTCCGACGTGATGGGCAAGGAGCTGCTGGTGCCGGAAGTGGAGGAGGCTTCGGCGCTTGGCGCCGCAGCTATCGCGTTATATGGCGTTAAGGATCTTGAGGCGCTGGAGGACGTGAAACATTGGGTCCGCATTTCGGAGACCCACAAACCGAATCTTCAGAACAGCGAGGTTTATCTGCAGCTCTTTGACATGTATGAACGGTTATACAGCAAGCTGAAATCCGAGTTTCAAGTTATGGCTGAATTCCAGCGCACAGGTGGTTTTATGCCGACGCCGGATCAATAA